From the Paludisphaera mucosa genome, one window contains:
- a CDS encoding DUF4198 domain-containing protein produces the protein MDNALTRRLVLLAALATPASALAHDVWIQTNTNVVRAGDVIHLDLMLGNHGNEHRDFKLAGKLTPEGADLEVTGPDGTRYDLKDRLVDTGYTPQEGYWTTRFDPAKPGLYTVAHRSDRVMSYAPERSIKSAKTFFVVSESLDKPTADNPGFDRPLGHDLELVPVANPVTPMGPGTPIRVRLLYKGKPVAGERVSFIPRGATLKPGLDDRYERLTDANGEASFEPTEANGYLVAAHKTEPEEGGELDGKAYRFTKYGATMTVFVPRVCPCCGG, from the coding sequence TTGGACAACGCCCTGACCCGACGCCTGGTCCTCCTCGCGGCCCTGGCGACGCCCGCATCGGCCCTGGCCCATGACGTGTGGATCCAGACCAACACGAACGTCGTCCGCGCCGGCGACGTGATCCACCTGGACCTGATGCTGGGCAACCACGGCAACGAACATCGCGACTTCAAGCTGGCCGGCAAGCTGACGCCGGAGGGGGCGGACCTGGAGGTGACGGGCCCGGACGGGACGCGTTACGACCTGAAGGATCGCCTGGTCGACACCGGCTACACCCCGCAGGAAGGCTACTGGACGACGCGATTCGACCCCGCGAAGCCGGGCCTTTACACGGTCGCCCATCGCTCCGACCGCGTGATGAGCTACGCCCCGGAGCGGTCGATCAAGAGCGCCAAGACGTTCTTCGTCGTCTCGGAGAGCCTGGACAAACCGACCGCCGACAATCCCGGCTTCGACAGGCCGCTCGGGCACGACCTGGAGCTGGTGCCCGTCGCCAATCCGGTCACGCCGATGGGGCCGGGGACGCCGATCCGGGTCCGGCTGCTCTACAAGGGGAAGCCGGTGGCCGGCGAGCGGGTGTCGTTCATCCCCCGAGGGGCCACGCTCAAGCCCGGCCTGGACGACCGCTACGAGCGGCTGACGGACGCGAACGGGGAGGCCTCTTTCGAGCCCACGGAGGCGAACGGCTACCTCGTCGCGGCCCACAAGACCGAGCCCGAAGAAGGGGGCGAACTCGACGGTAAGGCCTACCGTTTCACGAAGTACGGCGCGACGATGACCGTTTTCGTGCCGCGCGTCTGCCCCTGCTGCGGAGGCTGA
- a CDS encoding DUF1559 family PulG-like putative transporter: protein MSPLPERRAFTLIELLVVIAVIGVLAALLLPAVQSAREAARRAQCANDLKQIGLAMHAYHATRESYPPGYISGTETADRDSPETGPGWGWGAMLLNDLEQAAAINAANFSLPITAPASQTIRTVVLSAFLCPSSSGAGPVVLKDRSGNTLATDLSAGQYVASAGQLEVEEFPAQNNGLFYRNSRIGVRDVVDGSSATLMVGERSRNLADATWVGVIPRARVCTNPRWAIRDCETAKVMVLGHTGPSPDQSWVDVPNYPGAGADDFWSLHPGGCNFLFADGSVRFIRESVDPRVFSFLSTRAGGEVVSAGQF from the coding sequence ATGTCTCCACTCCCCGAGCGGCGGGCGTTCACGCTCATCGAGCTCCTCGTCGTCATCGCCGTCATCGGCGTCCTCGCGGCCCTGCTGCTCCCCGCCGTGCAGTCGGCGCGCGAGGCGGCGCGACGGGCCCAATGCGCCAATGATCTGAAGCAGATCGGGCTCGCGATGCACGCCTACCACGCGACCCGCGAGTCCTACCCGCCCGGCTACATCAGCGGGACCGAGACGGCGGACCGAGACAGCCCCGAGACCGGCCCCGGCTGGGGATGGGGCGCGATGCTGCTCAACGACCTGGAGCAGGCCGCGGCCATCAACGCCGCGAACTTCAGCCTGCCCATCACCGCGCCGGCCTCGCAGACCATCCGCACGGTGGTCCTGTCCGCCTTCCTCTGCCCCAGCTCGTCCGGGGCCGGTCCGGTCGTCCTCAAGGACCGGTCCGGGAACACGCTCGCGACCGACCTGTCGGCCGGGCAGTACGTCGCGTCGGCCGGCCAGCTCGAAGTGGAGGAGTTCCCGGCGCAGAACAACGGCCTCTTCTACCGCAACAGCCGCATCGGCGTCCGCGACGTGGTCGACGGCTCGAGCGCGACGCTCATGGTCGGCGAGCGTTCCCGGAACCTCGCCGACGCCACCTGGGTGGGCGTGATCCCCCGCGCCCGCGTCTGCACGAACCCGAGATGGGCGATCCGGGACTGCGAGACCGCGAAAGTCATGGTGCTCGGGCATACCGGGCCCTCGCCCGACCAGAGCTGGGTGGACGTGCCCAATTACCCGGGCGCGGGCGCCGACGATTTCTGGAGCCTGCACCCCGGCGGCTGCAACTTCCTCTTCGCGGACGGCTCGGTGCGCTTCATCAGGGAGTCCGTGGACCCGAGGGTCTTCAGCTTCCTGTCGACGAGGGCCGGCGGCGAGGTCGTCTCCGCCGGCCAGTTCTAG
- a CDS encoding hybrid sensor histidine kinase/response regulator produces MNEPADVLAERVLLIPPTARDADASAAILRGVGVACVVCRDVAHLCEEAGRGAAAAVLTQEALLSDRAGSVASLLKAQPPWSDLPLIVLVPAGLESPRSLAAIRDVGHTTLVKRPLQRSTFVSTVASALRDRRRQYQARDLLREQARQSELLRGARDALAFALEAGRLGSWELDVATGDIPCSPICKRNFGLPADAALTHARLFELIHPDDRGHVDRALRDSIENGAEYLVEHRILWDDGSVHWVQVRGRTSYDACGKAVRLAGMSLDVTERRRGEEALRTSVARLEEEDRRKDEFLAMLAHELRNPLAAISSATQVAKRGRAKEQLDWGLDVIERQGRHLSRMIDDLLDASRITRGVIDLHREPVDLAPILRSAVETARPLIDQKQHAISVQIDAGRMGVEGDATRLEQVFVNLLNNAAKYTDAGGRLSLSARAEGGRVVVRVRDTGMGMTPEFLARAFDLFVQGDRSAARSEGGLGIGLTLVKSLVEMHGGSVAASSAGPGLGSEFAVRLPLVRAEPEADAGREAAGPDVGRKLSVLVVDDNADTAWTTALSLELLGHVAAVAHDGPAALEAARSARPEVVLLDIGLPGMDGHQVARALRGDGFSDTLIVALSGYGRDEDRERSRAAGFDHHLVKPVDLDALAALLRDAP; encoded by the coding sequence ATGAATGAGCCGGCCGACGTCCTCGCGGAGAGGGTCCTGCTCATCCCGCCGACGGCCCGGGACGCCGACGCCAGCGCGGCGATCCTCCGGGGGGTGGGGGTCGCGTGCGTCGTCTGCCGCGACGTCGCGCACCTCTGCGAGGAGGCCGGCCGCGGGGCGGCCGCGGCCGTCCTCACCCAGGAGGCCCTGCTGTCGGACCGCGCGGGGTCCGTGGCCTCGCTCCTGAAGGCTCAGCCGCCGTGGTCCGACCTACCGCTCATCGTCCTGGTCCCCGCCGGGCTCGAGTCGCCGCGGAGCCTCGCCGCGATCCGCGACGTCGGCCACACCACCCTGGTCAAGCGTCCCTTGCAGCGTTCCACGTTCGTGAGCACGGTCGCCTCGGCGCTCCGCGACCGCCGCCGCCAGTACCAGGCGAGGGACCTGCTCCGCGAGCAGGCGCGGCAGTCCGAGCTGCTCCGCGGGGCCCGCGACGCGCTCGCCTTCGCCCTGGAGGCGGGGAGGCTCGGCTCGTGGGAGCTGGACGTCGCGACGGGGGACATCCCGTGCTCCCCCATCTGCAAGCGGAATTTCGGCCTGCCCGCCGACGCCGCGCTCACCCACGCGAGGCTCTTCGAGCTGATCCATCCCGACGACCGAGGCCACGTGGACCGCGCCCTGCGCGACTCGATCGAGAACGGGGCGGAGTACCTCGTCGAACATCGGATCCTCTGGGACGACGGCTCCGTCCATTGGGTGCAGGTCCGCGGCCGGACGTCGTATGACGCTTGCGGGAAGGCGGTCCGCCTGGCGGGGATGAGCCTGGACGTGACCGAGCGCCGGCGCGGCGAGGAGGCCCTGCGGACGAGCGTCGCCCGGCTGGAGGAGGAGGATCGCCGCAAGGACGAGTTCCTGGCCATGCTCGCCCACGAGCTGCGCAACCCGCTGGCGGCCATCTCCAGCGCCACCCAGGTGGCCAAGCGGGGCCGGGCGAAAGAACAGCTCGACTGGGGCCTGGACGTGATCGAGCGCCAGGGCCGGCACCTCTCGCGGATGATCGACGACCTGCTGGACGCCTCGCGGATCACGCGCGGCGTCATCGACCTCCATCGCGAGCCGGTCGACCTGGCGCCGATCCTGCGCTCGGCCGTCGAGACCGCCCGGCCGCTCATCGACCAGAAGCAGCACGCGATCTCGGTGCAGATCGACGCCGGCCGCATGGGGGTGGAGGGGGACGCGACGCGGCTGGAGCAGGTGTTCGTCAACCTGCTCAACAACGCCGCGAAGTACACCGACGCGGGGGGCCGGCTGTCGCTGTCGGCCCGGGCCGAGGGGGGCCGCGTCGTCGTCCGAGTCCGCGACACGGGCATGGGGATGACCCCCGAGTTCCTCGCCCGGGCGTTCGACCTCTTCGTCCAGGGCGACCGCTCGGCCGCGCGGTCGGAAGGCGGGCTGGGGATCGGCCTGACCCTCGTCAAGAGCCTGGTCGAGATGCACGGCGGGTCGGTGGCGGCCTCGAGCGCCGGGCCCGGCCTGGGCAGCGAGTTCGCCGTCCGCCTGCCGCTCGTCCGGGCCGAGCCGGAGGCCGATGCGGGCCGCGAGGCCGCGGGGCCCGACGTCGGCCGCAAGCTGAGCGTGCTCGTCGTCGACGACAACGCCGACACCGCCTGGACGACGGCCCTCTCGCTGGAGCTGCTCGGCCACGTCGCGGCCGTCGCCCACGACGGGCCCGCCGCCCTCGAGGCGGCCCGGTCGGCGCGGCCCGAGGTCGTGCTGCTCGACATCGGCCTACCGGGGATGGACGGACACCAGGTCGCCCGGGCCCTGCGGGGCGACGGCTTCTCCGACACCCTGATCGTCGCCCTCTCGGGATACGGCCGCGACGAGGACCGCGAGCGGTCGCGGGCCGCGGGCTTCGACCACCACCTCGTGAAGCCGGTCGACCTCGACGCCCTCGCCGCCCTGCTGCGCGACGCGCCCTGA
- a CDS encoding ATPase domain-containing protein, which yields MSTELESPGDDALVATGVAGLDEILGGGLTPHRVYLLEGNPGSGKTTLALRCLLEGVRLGESVLYITLSETKVELAAVAKSHGWSLEGVPIVELVAQEAELEADNQFAMFETSEMELGVTTRAILAEVGRLKPVRVVVDSLSEMRLLAQNALRYRRQILALKQFFIGRRCTVLLLDDKTGEAQDLQLQSIAHGVICVEQLSPEYGAERRRLRILKLRGQRYRGGYHDFKIIRGGLEVYPRLVAAEHPDDDAEIVQLKSGVAEVDALLGGGLEFGTCALLIGPAGSGKSSLTVQFAKAAADAGIRAAVFAFDERRQTLLRRSKTLGMDLSGPLKAGTLTVQQVDPAELSPGEFAHEVRRAVEGEDGGPGARVVVIDSLNGYMNAMPEERFLTAQLHELLTYLGNKGVATFLVVAQHGLVGHQMMTPVDTSYVADVVILFRFFEAKGRVRKALSVIKKRIGRHESTIREYQMSRRGIEVGEPLVQFQGILTGTPAFIGPAEPLLGDSDE from the coding sequence ATGAGTACGGAGCTGGAAAGCCCCGGGGACGACGCCCTGGTCGCCACGGGCGTCGCGGGCCTGGACGAGATCCTGGGCGGCGGCCTGACGCCGCACCGCGTCTACCTTCTCGAAGGGAACCCGGGCTCGGGCAAGACGACGCTCGCCTTGCGATGCCTGCTCGAAGGCGTCCGGCTGGGCGAGTCGGTGCTCTACATCACGCTCTCCGAGACCAAGGTCGAGCTCGCGGCGGTCGCGAAGTCGCACGGCTGGTCGCTGGAGGGCGTCCCGATCGTCGAATTGGTGGCCCAGGAGGCCGAGCTGGAGGCCGACAACCAGTTCGCCATGTTCGAGACCTCGGAGATGGAGCTGGGCGTCACCACCCGCGCCATCCTGGCCGAGGTCGGGCGGCTGAAGCCGGTCCGGGTCGTGGTCGACTCGCTCTCGGAGATGCGGCTGCTGGCCCAGAACGCGCTCCGCTACCGGCGGCAGATCCTGGCCCTGAAGCAGTTCTTCATCGGCCGTCGCTGCACCGTCCTGCTGCTCGACGACAAGACGGGCGAGGCCCAGGACCTGCAACTGCAAAGCATCGCCCACGGCGTCATCTGCGTCGAGCAGCTCTCGCCCGAATATGGGGCCGAGCGGCGACGGCTGCGGATCCTGAAGCTGCGGGGCCAGCGCTATCGGGGGGGCTACCACGATTTCAAGATCATCCGGGGCGGGCTGGAGGTCTACCCCCGGCTGGTCGCGGCCGAACACCCCGACGACGACGCCGAGATCGTGCAGCTCAAGAGCGGCGTCGCGGAGGTCGACGCCCTGCTCGGCGGCGGCCTCGAATTCGGGACCTGCGCGCTGCTCATCGGGCCGGCGGGGAGCGGCAAGTCGTCGCTCACCGTCCAGTTCGCCAAGGCGGCGGCCGACGCCGGGATCCGGGCCGCCGTCTTCGCCTTCGACGAACGTCGCCAGACGCTGCTGAGGCGGTCGAAGACGCTCGGCATGGACCTGTCGGGCCCGCTCAAGGCCGGGACCCTGACCGTCCAGCAGGTCGACCCGGCGGAACTCTCGCCCGGCGAGTTCGCCCACGAGGTCCGTCGGGCCGTCGAGGGCGAAGACGGCGGGCCCGGGGCCCGCGTCGTCGTCATCGACAGCCTGAACGGCTACATGAACGCCATGCCGGAGGAGCGGTTCCTCACCGCGCAGCTCCACGAGCTGCTCACGTACCTGGGGAACAAGGGGGTGGCGACCTTCCTCGTCGTCGCCCAGCACGGCCTGGTCGGCCACCAGATGATGACCCCGGTGGACACCAGCTACGTCGCCGACGTGGTCATCCTCTTCCGATTCTTCGAGGCCAAGGGCCGGGTGCGGAAGGCCCTCTCGGTCATCAAGAAGCGGATCGGCCGGCACGAGAGCACGATCCGCGAATACCAGATGAGCCGTCGCGGCATCGAGGTCGGCGAGCCGCTGGTGCAGTTCCAGGGCATCCTGACCGGGACGCCCGCGTTCATCGGGCCGGCCGAACCCCTGCTGGGCGACTCCGATGAATGA
- a CDS encoding HEAT repeat domain-containing protein has protein sequence MDFASRWPDLERVHTSYLLLGMLAGAMLAAGLLFQIGLIGWVLRGFGYVARATVRGGFRTWEHLFGWATWEQFLGIAVGLLLAGGLFGGWLPVLRIACGVALLIMGSSACFTYMFIDLERNEVERGYKSIHNPLKGQLPADNLKRYGRQVGIPLLISAAVAAIGGFALLNQGLYETVGRSWYRVAEAPRQPIYADFLAFAITRVLGLMDVLDLAKSHHILGAESVRPAAWPASTLASAFKVFFTVVLLHQVFASLRQGKMLAETIADFWSPHEPIHERARYALPVYGIVAIGPLLRSLRSIPSLTKEQRDQLPLILETMGPTIIPALVRHLNDPHEHVRAVSAAALGRLHASDSMPALVDLFQDPSPIVRQGVTEALGRLGERPSGEAKKKAGLFRRRTGGAGIGAGRWIRWIRRGAVNAAAQPVDPVELAVTTLDAALEDESTAVRTEAVEALGRMGPAAAAVAPKLIALSKEGDESLRCQVARSLGEVGGDPDATVAALVDLLDDASPEVKAASARALGAFKEQAASAVPSLATLLQDRDEAVRTAAAEAIAQVGPLDEAATETLVEGLTSEDTVVRAQTAQALGTIGAAAEEAAPALVEAMEDDNDRVRAEAVEAIGKIGEAAAEAAVPGLVKALEDEDDTVGALAAEALGQMGESAAEAVPALVASLQHLNPQVRHNAAEALGNLGPAEASVRLALEGAVRDEDGGVRSQAVLALGKVAGPADGSMPTVLAALQDEDPLVRTAAVTAAGLWGDAAGELVPGVAALLDDPNDQVKVEVARVLPRLAGAAPDVIEGLCRRLLEDDSPLVQSHAALALGKLGPDAAAAGEALLRAAQTGEVGVREQAMRAIVMIRPAEAAEALIAGLKDASTEVRILASAGWVNVEAVPADAVPGLIEALRDPEIRVRANAANALARLESVPIEAVSLLIDCASEPNDALRLAAATALRSAPAEAVAEVMEHLTADPNARVRLAAASSLLAEEADHAQAGAVLVDALAHPSPRVREEALEVFESLGDEGAQVLDAVQKGEAVEEKLEEPASP, from the coding sequence ATGGATTTCGCCTCGCGGTGGCCGGACCTGGAGCGCGTCCACACCTCTTACCTGCTGCTGGGCATGCTCGCCGGGGCGATGCTCGCGGCCGGCCTGCTGTTCCAGATCGGGTTGATCGGCTGGGTCCTCCGCGGCTTCGGCTACGTGGCCCGGGCGACCGTCCGGGGCGGTTTCCGGACCTGGGAACACCTGTTCGGGTGGGCGACGTGGGAGCAGTTCCTGGGGATCGCCGTCGGCCTCCTGCTCGCCGGGGGGCTTTTCGGCGGCTGGCTGCCGGTCCTGCGGATCGCCTGCGGCGTGGCCCTTTTGATCATGGGCTCGTCCGCCTGCTTCACCTACATGTTCATCGACCTGGAGCGCAACGAGGTCGAGCGGGGCTACAAGTCGATCCACAACCCCCTCAAGGGGCAGCTGCCGGCCGACAACCTGAAGCGGTACGGCCGGCAGGTCGGCATCCCGCTGCTGATCTCGGCCGCGGTGGCGGCGATCGGCGGGTTCGCCCTGCTCAATCAGGGCCTCTACGAGACCGTCGGCCGCTCGTGGTACCGGGTCGCGGAGGCGCCCCGGCAGCCGATCTACGCCGACTTCCTGGCGTTCGCGATCACCCGGGTGCTCGGCCTGATGGACGTCCTCGACCTGGCGAAGTCGCACCACATCCTGGGCGCGGAATCCGTCCGACCGGCGGCCTGGCCGGCGTCGACCCTGGCCTCCGCCTTCAAGGTGTTCTTCACGGTGGTCCTGCTCCACCAGGTTTTCGCCTCGCTCCGCCAGGGGAAGATGCTCGCGGAGACCATCGCCGATTTCTGGAGCCCCCACGAGCCGATCCACGAGCGGGCGCGGTACGCCCTGCCGGTGTACGGGATCGTGGCCATCGGCCCGCTGCTGCGCTCGCTGCGGTCGATCCCGTCGCTCACCAAGGAGCAACGCGACCAGCTCCCCCTGATCCTGGAGACCATGGGCCCCACGATCATCCCGGCGCTGGTCCGCCACCTGAACGATCCCCACGAGCACGTGCGGGCGGTCTCCGCCGCGGCCCTCGGGCGGCTCCACGCCTCGGACTCGATGCCCGCGCTGGTCGACCTGTTCCAGGATCCCAGCCCGATCGTACGCCAGGGGGTGACCGAGGCCCTCGGCCGCCTCGGCGAGAGGCCCTCGGGAGAGGCGAAGAAGAAGGCGGGCCTGTTCCGCAGGCGGACCGGCGGGGCGGGGATCGGGGCCGGCCGGTGGATCCGCTGGATCCGGAGGGGCGCCGTCAACGCGGCCGCGCAGCCCGTCGATCCGGTCGAACTCGCCGTGACGACCCTGGACGCGGCCCTGGAGGACGAATCGACGGCGGTGCGCACCGAGGCCGTCGAGGCGCTGGGACGGATGGGCCCGGCGGCGGCGGCGGTCGCCCCGAAGCTGATCGCCCTGTCGAAGGAGGGCGACGAGAGCCTCCGCTGCCAGGTGGCCCGATCCCTGGGCGAGGTCGGGGGCGACCCCGACGCCACGGTGGCCGCGCTCGTCGACCTGCTCGACGACGCCAGCCCCGAGGTCAAGGCCGCGTCGGCGCGGGCGCTCGGCGCGTTCAAGGAACAGGCCGCGTCGGCGGTCCCGTCGCTCGCGACGCTGCTGCAGGATCGGGACGAGGCGGTCCGGACGGCGGCCGCCGAGGCCATCGCCCAGGTCGGGCCGCTCGACGAGGCCGCGACCGAGACCCTGGTCGAAGGCCTGACCAGCGAGGACACCGTCGTGAGGGCCCAGACGGCCCAGGCCCTGGGGACCATCGGCGCGGCGGCCGAGGAGGCCGCGCCGGCCCTGGTCGAGGCGATGGAGGACGACAACGACCGGGTCCGCGCCGAGGCCGTCGAGGCGATCGGCAAGATCGGCGAGGCCGCGGCCGAGGCCGCCGTCCCGGGCCTCGTGAAGGCGCTCGAGGACGAGGACGACACGGTCGGCGCGCTCGCCGCCGAGGCCCTGGGCCAGATGGGCGAGTCGGCCGCCGAGGCCGTCCCCGCCCTGGTCGCCTCGCTGCAGCACCTCAACCCGCAGGTCCGCCACAACGCCGCCGAGGCGCTCGGCAACCTCGGCCCGGCCGAGGCGAGCGTCCGCCTGGCCCTCGAGGGGGCTGTGAGGGACGAGGACGGCGGGGTCCGCAGCCAGGCCGTCCTGGCGCTGGGCAAGGTCGCCGGCCCGGCGGACGGCTCGATGCCGACGGTCCTCGCGGCCCTCCAGGACGAGGACCCCCTGGTGCGGACCGCCGCGGTGACGGCGGCGGGCCTCTGGGGCGACGCGGCGGGGGAACTCGTGCCGGGCGTCGCGGCTCTTTTGGACGACCCCAACGATCAGGTCAAGGTCGAGGTCGCCCGGGTCCTGCCCAGGCTGGCCGGCGCGGCCCCGGACGTGATCGAGGGCCTCTGCCGACGCCTGCTCGAAGACGACAGCCCGCTGGTCCAGTCGCACGCCGCGCTCGCCCTGGGCAAGCTCGGACCCGACGCCGCCGCCGCGGGGGAGGCGCTGCTCCGCGCGGCGCAGACCGGCGAGGTGGGCGTGCGCGAGCAGGCCATGCGGGCGATCGTCATGATCCGGCCGGCGGAGGCGGCCGAGGCGCTCATCGCCGGCCTCAAGGACGCCTCGACCGAGGTCCGCATCCTGGCCTCGGCGGGATGGGTGAACGTCGAGGCCGTGCCGGCCGACGCCGTCCCGGGCCTGATCGAGGCCCTGCGCGACCCCGAGATCCGCGTCCGCGCGAACGCCGCGAACGCGCTCGCCAGGCTGGAATCCGTGCCGATCGAGGCCGTCTCGCTGCTGATCGACTGCGCCTCCGAGCCCAACGACGCCCTCCGGCTGGCCGCGGCGACGGCCCTCCGCTCGGCCCCGGCCGAGGCCGTGGCCGAGGTGATGGAGCATCTCACCGCGGACCCCAACGCCCGCGTGCGGCTGGCCGCCGCCAGCTCGCTGCTGGCCGAGGAAGCCGACCACGCGCAGGCCGGGGCCGTGCTGGTCGACGCCCTCGCCCACCCGTCCCCCCGCGTCCGCGAGGAGGCGTTGGAAGTCTTCGAGTCCCTCGGCGACGAGGGGGCGCAGGTGCTCGATGCCGTGCAGAAGGGCGAGGCCGTCGAGGAGAAGCTCGAAGAGCCCGCGAGCCCCTGA
- a CDS encoding lipase family protein: MSTKLDVSRHGDPRNALLLAEACSLAYFDEPQAAKGFREALGLDARLVAAENTQVYLAQSPEVVLVAFRGSECPTTLDGFKDWLLTNANNYLILPEGRIGTDFVAAGVGARFHRGFMAALDDIWTPLFTAVDEAIRQAERPLWVTGHSLGGALALLAAWRFERNFLTVDEVVTFGAPMIGNEAAAGAFEKQFAKKISRYVNFEDPVPLLPSVSLLTNTYVHCPTEVSLADPAATSAFDALKHKAGAAADAVLHASLIDEVWGAVQGRISAHFIDRYLDRVKKKIDEMA; encoded by the coding sequence ATGTCCACGAAGCTCGACGTGTCGCGCCACGGCGACCCGCGGAACGCGCTGCTGCTGGCCGAGGCCTGCTCGCTGGCCTACTTCGACGAGCCCCAGGCCGCCAAGGGGTTCCGCGAGGCCCTGGGCCTCGACGCCCGCCTGGTCGCCGCCGAGAACACGCAGGTCTACCTGGCGCAGAGCCCCGAGGTGGTGCTGGTGGCCTTCCGGGGCTCGGAGTGCCCGACGACGCTCGACGGCTTCAAGGACTGGCTGCTGACGAACGCCAACAACTACCTGATCCTCCCCGAGGGCCGGATCGGCACCGACTTCGTCGCCGCGGGCGTCGGCGCGCGGTTCCACCGCGGCTTCATGGCGGCCCTCGACGACATCTGGACGCCCCTGTTCACGGCCGTCGACGAGGCGATCCGCCAGGCCGAGCGGCCGCTCTGGGTCACCGGCCACAGCCTCGGCGGGGCGCTCGCCCTGCTCGCCGCCTGGCGGTTCGAGCGCAACTTCCTGACGGTCGACGAGGTCGTGACCTTCGGCGCGCCGATGATCGGCAACGAGGCGGCGGCCGGGGCGTTCGAGAAGCAGTTCGCCAAGAAGATCTCGCGCTACGTCAACTTCGAGGACCCGGTCCCGCTGCTCCCCTCGGTGAGCCTGCTGACCAACACCTACGTCCACTGCCCGACCGAGGTCTCGCTCGCCGACCCCGCCGCCACGTCCGCCTTCGACGCCCTCAAGCACAAGGCCGGCGCCGCCGCCGACGCCGTCCTCCACGCCAGCCTGATCGACGAGGTCTGGGGCGCCGTCCAGGGCCGGATCTCGGCCCACTTCATCGATCGCTATCTCGACCGCGTCAAGAAGAAGATCGACGAGATGGCGTAA